The following proteins are encoded in a genomic region of Sebastes fasciatus isolate fSebFas1 chromosome 14, fSebFas1.pri, whole genome shotgun sequence:
- the LOC141782578 gene encoding vang-like protein 1, protein MDTESTHSGYSYHSSRSGRSNRHGDRNRERHKVSSSKDSSRSERSVVINPPDTPSQDSPVHNGEPLPGEPTPAEDQEDEAQDDNWGETTTAVTGTSELSISQEEVVGLGKGMQDRTQGFRRYLPLAVGSCLGLLVLATPLAFLLLPALMWPDRLQACGAACEGLFLSIAFKLLILLLAMWALFLKPGRASLPRVCVYRAFLTTLTLLLTMSYWLFYGVRILDAQDEDYHGIVQFAVSLVDSQLFVHYLAVVLLELRHLQPCYSVGVIRSTDGETRHYNIGQLSVQKAALLILEYYYRDFPLHNPALLSASKHRAAKHLAGLKVYNVDAPGSTAGAQPGNGNQSRAMVTAAAKRKDSAHNELYYEEADYERRVRKRRARLVVAVEEAFTHVRRMKKEDERATPSDIMDVREAALAIFPSMARALQKYLRTTRRQHCHSMESIQKHLAFCLINNMSPKAFLEAYLAPGPTLQYGPERWMADQWTLVSEASVTGGVKEGSEFLLRCLDFSLAVTVKGIPYIRLTEEFIDPKSHKFILLLQSETSV, encoded by the exons GGATCGAAACCGTGAGCGGCACAAGGTCAGCAGCAGTAAAGACAGCAGTCGCTCCGAGAGGTCCGTCGTCATCAACCCTCCTGACACGCCCTCCCAGGACTCCCCCGTACACAATGGAGAGCCGCTGCCGGGAGAGCCCACACCAGCAGAAGATCAGGAAGATGAGGCCCAG GATGATAACTGGGGGGAAACCACCACCGCCGTGACAGGCACCTCAGAGCTGAGTATTTCCCAAGAGGAAGTGGTTGGACTGGGGAAGGGGATGCAGGACCGGACCCAAGGCTTCCGCCGTTACCTTCCCCTGGCTGTGGGCTCGTGTCTGGGGCTGCTGGTGCTGGCCACGCCcctggccttcctcctccttccgGCTTTAATGTGGCCGGACAGGCTGCAGGCATGCGGTGCAGCCTGCGAGggcctcttcctctccatcgCCTTTaagctcctcatcctcctgctgGCCATGTGGGCCTTGTTTCTCAAGCCGGGCCGTGCGAGCCTgcccagagtgtgtgtgtaccgtGCCTTCCTCACCACACTTACACTCCTGCTCACCATGTCTTATTGGCTCTTCTATGGGGTCCGGATCCTTGATGCACAG GATGAGGACTACCACGGGATCGTCCAGTTTGCTGTGTCCCTCGTGGACTCCCAGCTGTTTGTCCACTACCTGGCCGTGGTGCTGCTGGAGCTCCGCCACCTCCAGCCCTGCTACAGCGTGGGTGTCATCCGCTCCACAGACGGAGAGACACGTCACTACAACATAGGACAGCTTAG CGTTCAAAAGGCTGCTCTGTTAATTCTGGAGTATTACTACAGAGATTTCCCCCTCCATAACCCAGCCCTTCTCTCTGCCTCTAAGCACCGGGCTGCCAAACACCTGGCTGGGTTGAAGGTCTACAACGTGGACG CCCCGGGGAGCACAGCGGGAGCGCAGCCTGGTAATGGGAATCAGTCAAGGGCCATGGTTACAGCTGCCGCCAAACGCAAAGACAGTGCCCACAATGAGCTGTACTACGAAGAGGCCGACTACGAGAGAAGAGTGCGGAAACGTAGAGCTAG GCTGGTGGTGGCTGTGGAGGAGGCCTTCACACACGTCCGACGGATGAAGAAAGAGGACGAGCGTGCAACACCGTCCGACATCATGGACGTGCGTGAAGCAGCTCTGGCTATATTTCCCTCCATGGCCCGTGCCCTGCAGAAGTACCTCCGCACCACTAGAAGGCAGCACTGCCACAGCATGGAGAGCATCCAGAAGCACCTTGCTTTCTGCCTCATCAATAACATGAGCCCTAAG GCCTTCCTGGAGGCCTACCTGGCCCCTGGCCCGACCCTGCAGTATGGCCCCGAGCGCTGGATGGCTGACCAGTGGACTTTGGTCAGTGAGGCTTCTGTCACCGGCGGCGTAAAGGAGGGCTCCGAGTTCCTGCTGAGGTGTCTTGACTTTAGCTTAGCTGTGACCGTCAAGGGCATCCCGTACATCCGACTGACTGAGGAGTTCATCGACCCCAAATCTCACAAGTTTATACTGCTGCTCCAATCAGAAACCTCAGTTTAA